In a single window of the Rhodoferax saidenbachensis genome:
- a CDS encoding IS481 family transposase yields the protein MVWMEKSTVSLRQEFVLLASQEGANKRELCRRFGISPKTGYKWLARASDGLQAVLTDRSRRPHTSPARSPETTEQAVLALRGEHPAWGGRKIARRLADLGQAQLAPSTVTHILHRHGLITPQASRAAQPWQRFEHDAPNSLWQIDFKGHFATIAGRCHGLTLLDDHSRFNLLLGALSRTDAASVQARLIEVFRLYGLPLRINADNGAPWGSPSAGGRSLSELAIWLIRLGVRVSFSAPYHPQTNGKLERFHRSLGVEVIAGQHFRDHASVQCAFDAWRQTYNCERPHEALQMTVPAQHYRASILGYPEHLKEIEYPSTDIVVTVGWNGFIRFRGHTLRTSTALHRLPIGIRPHLGRDGVHDVYFCHQLFMQIDLHALRAGG from the coding sequence ATGGTTTGGATGGAGAAGAGCACCGTGTCCCTGCGTCAAGAATTTGTCCTCCTGGCCAGCCAGGAGGGCGCAAACAAGCGAGAGCTGTGCCGGCGCTTCGGCATCAGCCCCAAGACGGGCTACAAGTGGCTGGCCCGAGCAAGCGATGGATTGCAGGCGGTGCTGACTGACCGTAGCCGGCGTCCGCATACCTCACCCGCACGCAGCCCCGAAACCACCGAACAAGCTGTGCTGGCCCTGCGTGGCGAGCACCCGGCCTGGGGCGGGCGCAAGATTGCCCGGCGCCTGGCCGACCTTGGTCAAGCCCAACTCGCGCCCAGCACGGTCACTCATATCCTGCATCGCCACGGTCTCATCACGCCCCAAGCCAGCCGTGCTGCACAGCCTTGGCAACGCTTCGAGCACGATGCACCTAACAGTCTGTGGCAAATCGACTTCAAGGGTCACTTCGCCACCATAGCCGGGCGCTGCCATGGGCTCACGCTGTTGGACGATCACTCACGCTTCAATTTGCTGCTCGGCGCACTATCGCGCACCGACGCCGCCAGCGTACAGGCCAGGCTCATTGAGGTGTTTCGTCTCTATGGGCTGCCGCTACGCATCAATGCCGACAACGGTGCGCCCTGGGGTAGCCCCAGCGCGGGCGGGCGTAGCCTGAGTGAGCTGGCGATCTGGTTGATCCGGCTGGGCGTGCGCGTGAGCTTCAGCGCGCCGTATCATCCACAGACCAATGGGAAGCTGGAGCGATTCCATCGCTCCTTGGGCGTGGAAGTGATCGCGGGACAGCACTTCAGGGATCACGCGTCAGTGCAGTGCGCGTTCGACGCTTGGCGCCAGACCTACAACTGCGAGCGCCCGCACGAGGCGTTGCAGATGACAGTGCCTGCCCAACATTACCGGGCCAGCATCTTGGGCTATCCAGAGCACCTCAAGGAGATTGAATATCCGAGCACCGATATCGTGGTGACGGTGGGCTGGAATGGTTTCATTCGCTTCCGAGGCCACACGCTGAGAACCTCAACAGCACTGCATCGGCTGCCTATCGGTATTCGCCCCCATCTGGGGCGAGATGGGGTGCATGATGTGTACTTCTGTCATCAGCTTTTCATGCAAATTGACCTGCATGCCCTGCGCGCAGGTGGTTGA
- the prmC gene encoding peptide chain release factor N(5)-glutamine methyltransferase: MDITQMLHHLQSLGLERLDAQLLTLHALGRAEHDRAWLLAHDTDVLPEAVMKALEALALRRLRGEPVAYLTGHKEFYGLNLAVDARVLVPRPDTETLVEWALEALAPSTAISVRAEPVEAQPLSVIDLGTGSGAIALALKHTRPALRVHAVDYSTDALAVAQANAQRLQLDVQFSQGSWLTGVGGCFHAIVSNPPYIAAQDPHLEALIHEPAQALASGSDGLDDIRTIIAQAPAHLLPGGWLLLEHGYDQAEAVRSLLAAAGFADVQSRRDLAGIERCSGGRLVT; the protein is encoded by the coding sequence ATGGACATCACCCAGATGTTGCACCACCTCCAGTCCCTGGGTCTGGAGCGCCTGGACGCGCAACTGCTGACCCTGCACGCCCTGGGCCGCGCTGAACACGACCGCGCCTGGCTGCTCGCGCACGACACCGATGTGTTGCCCGAAGCTGTGATGAAAGCCTTGGAGGCCCTGGCCTTACGCCGCCTGCGTGGTGAGCCTGTGGCCTACCTCACCGGCCACAAGGAGTTCTACGGCCTGAACCTTGCCGTGGATGCGCGTGTGCTGGTGCCAAGGCCTGATACCGAAACGCTGGTGGAGTGGGCGCTGGAGGCATTGGCTCCATCGACCGCGATCTCCGTTCGGGCTGAGCCTGTCGAAGCCCAGCCCCTGTCGGTGATAGATCTCGGCACCGGCAGCGGCGCCATCGCACTGGCGCTCAAACACACACGACCTGCATTGCGGGTCCACGCGGTCGACTACAGCACCGACGCACTCGCGGTGGCGCAAGCCAATGCGCAACGTCTACAGTTGGACGTGCAGTTCAGCCAGGGCTCTTGGCTAACCGGCGTTGGGGGGTGCTTCCACGCCATCGTCTCCAACCCGCCCTATATCGCGGCGCAAGACCCGCATCTGGAGGCACTGATCCACGAGCCAGCCCAGGCGCTGGCCAGCGGGAGCGATGGGCTGGACGACATCCGAACCATCATTGCGCAGGCGCCTGCGCATCTCTTGCCTGGTGGCTGGCTGTTGCTGGAGCATGGGTATGACCAAGCGGAGGCTGTGCGTTCACTGCTGGCGGCAGCGGGGTTTGCGGATGTGCAGTCGCGGCGGGATTTGGCGGGGATTGAAAGGTGTAGTGGGGGGCGATTGGTCACTTAG
- the ugpQ gene encoding glycerophosphodiester phosphodiesterase, with product MSFSSLPVWPYPRWVAHRGAGKLAPENTLAAFRLGASHGYRMFECDVKLSADGVPFLMHDATLQRTTNARAKIGQGQSAVGGDHPWSALSQLDAGSWHSRSYAGEPLPTLDAIAAYCLGNGYFLNIEIKPTPGTERHTGEVVAQHAARLWQGQAVPPLLTSFNPEALEGAQATAPALPRGLLLDSLWTGWLETALKIGCQAIVCNHALWDTSSVTQAQSAGFRTLSYTVNDEWAAQRLIDLGTDGIITDRVDLFSPA from the coding sequence ATGAGTTTTTCCTCCCTCCCCGTCTGGCCTTACCCACGCTGGGTCGCCCACCGCGGTGCCGGCAAGCTGGCGCCAGAGAACACGCTGGCCGCCTTCCGCCTGGGCGCAAGCCACGGCTACCGCATGTTCGAATGTGATGTGAAGCTCAGCGCCGACGGTGTACCGTTCCTGATGCACGACGCCACGCTGCAGCGCACCACCAATGCCCGCGCAAAAATAGGCCAAGGCCAGAGTGCCGTAGGCGGTGACCATCCCTGGAGCGCGCTGTCGCAACTGGACGCAGGCAGTTGGCACAGCCGCAGCTACGCAGGTGAGCCCCTGCCCACGCTGGACGCCATTGCGGCCTACTGCCTGGGCAACGGTTATTTCCTGAACATCGAGATCAAACCCACACCCGGCACCGAACGCCACACCGGCGAGGTGGTGGCCCAGCACGCAGCGCGCCTGTGGCAAGGCCAGGCCGTGCCGCCGCTGCTGACATCCTTCAACCCTGAGGCCCTCGAAGGGGCGCAAGCCACCGCCCCCGCGCTACCGCGTGGCCTGCTGCTGGACAGCTTGTGGACCGGCTGGCTGGAAACTGCTTTGAAAATAGGCTGCCAGGCCATCGTCTGCAACCATGCGTTGTGGGATACCAGCAGCGTGACGCAGGCCCAGAGTGCGGGCTTCAGAACGCTGAGTTACACCGTGAATGACGAATGGGCCGCGCAACGCCTCATCGATCTGGGCACCGACGGCATCATCACCGACCGCGTGGATCTGTTCAGCCCGGCATAA
- the prfA gene encoding peptide chain release factor 1, with amino-acid sequence MKPFLRQQLARYTDRQGELEFLLSREDIMKDMEQFLKLSREHTDVSAVASRWARYQQREADLASAEEMKSDPDMAEMAEEEITSATAELAQLEAELQRMLLPKDPDDARPAFVEIRAGTGGDESALFAGDLLRMYTRYADRCGWKTEIVSESQSELGGYKEVVVRMEGHHNGTGAYGALKFESGGHRVQRVPATETQGRIHTSACTIAVLAEQDEAEAIKINPSDLRIDTYRASGAGGQHINKTDSAVRITHIPTGIVAECQDGRSQHSNKAQALKVLTARIHEKDRSERAAKDAAERKSLVGSGDRSDRIRTYNFPQGRLTDHRINLTLYKLLQIMEGDLQDVVDALQAYEAAEQLAALELSNV; translated from the coding sequence ATGAAACCCTTTCTCCGCCAACAACTCGCCCGTTACACCGACCGCCAGGGTGAACTCGAATTCCTGCTGTCCCGCGAAGACATCATGAAAGACATGGAGCAGTTCCTCAAACTCTCCCGCGAGCACACCGATGTGTCTGCCGTCGCATCGCGCTGGGCGCGCTACCAGCAGCGCGAGGCTGATCTGGCCAGCGCAGAGGAGATGAAGAGCGACCCCGATATGGCGGAAATGGCCGAGGAAGAAATCACCAGCGCCACCGCGGAGCTTGCGCAACTGGAAGCCGAGTTGCAGCGTATGCTGCTGCCCAAAGACCCGGACGATGCGCGCCCGGCGTTTGTGGAAATCCGCGCCGGCACGGGCGGCGACGAGTCGGCGCTGTTTGCGGGTGACTTGCTGCGCATGTACACCCGCTATGCCGACCGCTGCGGCTGGAAGACCGAGATCGTCAGCGAATCGCAAAGCGAGCTGGGCGGCTACAAGGAAGTCGTGGTTCGCATGGAAGGCCACCACAACGGCACCGGCGCTTACGGCGCGCTGAAGTTTGAATCCGGTGGCCACCGCGTGCAGCGCGTGCCCGCGACCGAAACGCAAGGCCGCATCCACACCAGTGCCTGCACCATCGCCGTGCTGGCCGAGCAGGACGAAGCTGAGGCGATCAAGATCAACCCATCCGATCTGCGCATCGACACCTACCGCGCCAGCGGCGCTGGCGGCCAGCACATCAACAAGACCGACTCGGCGGTGCGCATCACGCACATCCCGACCGGCATCGTGGCTGAATGCCAGGACGGCCGCAGCCAGCACAGCAACAAGGCGCAAGCGCTGAAGGTGTTGACCGCCCGCATCCACGAAAAAGACCGCAGCGAGCGCGCTGCCAAAGACGCCGCCGAGCGCAAGAGCCTGGTCGGTAGCGGGGACCGCAGCGACCGCATCCGCACCTACAACTTCCCGCAAGGCCGACTGACCGACCATCGCATCAACCTGACGCTGTACAAGCTGCTGCAGATCATGGAAGGCGACCTGCAGGACGTGGTGGACGCGCTGCAAGCCTATGAGGCGGCAGAGCAACTGGCGGCGCTGGAACTCAGCAACGTTTAA
- a CDS encoding substrate-binding periplasmic protein: MHTALHGLRRRMAAWLGCAVVLVTPPAAPAAELVAYNTYLFPPFANEDGSGVAPTLVAFLNRHFKGQHTFKLENIPRARLLAGPLAVEGKFDGVALLLAPPFVSDPDKTRYLWSRPLFEDHNVLVFRGPQKPRYTKLKELQGMTMGAIRGNQYSGLDEMVAKGELKLDLGSSELDNLRKVSLGRADFTQMARLLYLSLAAKSGLSAELVAIPRLEAASFQRHIFVGLNNPGLAAQIDQALAVLPCDVEWRREARVSGFEVPACVAPK; the protein is encoded by the coding sequence ATGCACACTGCGTTGCACGGTTTGCGAAGGCGAATGGCGGCTTGGCTGGGTTGCGCGGTGGTTTTGGTAACGCCGCCCGCTGCGCCGGCTGCCGAGCTGGTGGCCTACAACACCTATTTATTCCCTCCGTTTGCCAACGAAGACGGCTCGGGCGTGGCGCCTACCCTGGTGGCCTTCCTCAACCGGCATTTCAAGGGCCAGCACACCTTCAAGCTGGAGAACATTCCGCGTGCGCGGCTGCTGGCCGGGCCCCTGGCGGTGGAAGGCAAGTTTGACGGTGTGGCCCTTTTGCTCGCGCCCCCGTTTGTGAGTGACCCGGACAAGACGCGTTACCTCTGGTCGCGCCCCTTGTTCGAAGACCACAACGTGCTGGTCTTTCGGGGGCCGCAAAAGCCCCGTTACACCAAGCTCAAGGAACTCCAGGGCATGACCATGGGCGCCATCCGGGGTAACCAGTACAGCGGGCTGGACGAGATGGTGGCGAAGGGTGAGCTCAAGCTGGACCTTGGCAGCAGCGAGTTGGACAACCTGCGCAAGGTCTCCCTGGGCCGTGCCGACTTCACGCAGATGGCTCGCTTGTTGTACCTGTCATTGGCCGCCAAATCGGGGCTGAGCGCCGAACTGGTGGCTATTCCCAGGCTGGAAGCGGCGTCGTTCCAACGCCATATTTTTGTTGGCCTGAACAACCCCGGGCTGGCTGCCCAGATAGACCAAGCGCTGGCAGTGCTGCCGTGCGACGTGGAATGGCGACGGGAGGCCCGTGTGTCCGGGTTTGAGGTGCCCGCCTGTGTGGCACCGAAGTAA
- the leuA gene encoding 2-isopropylmalate synthase — MLSNPATKYRAFPAIDLPNRQWPTRTITAPPIWMSTDLRDGNQSLFEPMNGERKMRMFRTLCQIGFKEIEVGFPSASQTDFDFVRTLIEGGHVPDDVTIEVLTQSRDPLIERTIESLKGARRAIVHVYNATAPVFREVVFGMNKDEVKELAVSAVRTIKRLTAQQPETEWVLQYSPEVFTSTELEFAREVCDAVTAEWGATPDNKVILNLPATVEVSTPNIYADQIEWMHTHLARRDSVVLSLHPHNDRGTGVAAAELALMAGADRVEGCLFGNGERTGNVDIVTLALNLYTQGVSPGLDFSDINAVARTVEHCNQLPIHPRHPYVGDLVFTAFSGSHQDAIKKGFAAQKPDGLWNVPYMPIDPADVGRSYDSVIRVNSQSGKGGVAYLMEAEFGVVMPRRLQVEFSGEVQAHTDTHGGEMTAQNIWDLFDTTYLSAPAANVRYVEHHLFDHAGVQGKQHVQGIRIGVKVNGQPMLLSGEGNGPIDATVHALQTIGIKVQVRSYEERSTKASTEGGEAQACAFMELVSAQGGAERFGVGMDTNIVTASVKALISGVNRLGLVPQQEREEVAA, encoded by the coding sequence ATGTTGTCCAACCCCGCCACCAAATACCGCGCTTTCCCCGCCATTGACTTGCCGAATCGCCAGTGGCCCACGCGCACCATCACTGCGCCGCCCATCTGGATGAGCACGGACCTGCGCGACGGCAACCAGTCTTTGTTCGAGCCCATGAACGGCGAGCGCAAGATGCGCATGTTCCGCACGCTGTGCCAGATCGGTTTCAAGGAGATTGAGGTCGGCTTCCCTAGCGCCTCGCAGACTGACTTTGACTTTGTCCGCACCCTGATCGAAGGCGGCCATGTGCCCGACGATGTGACCATCGAAGTGCTCACGCAATCACGCGATCCGTTGATTGAGCGCACGATTGAATCGTTGAAGGGTGCGCGCCGTGCCATTGTCCATGTCTACAACGCCACCGCACCGGTGTTCCGCGAAGTGGTGTTTGGTATGAACAAGGACGAGGTGAAAGAACTCGCAGTGTCCGCCGTGCGCACCATCAAGCGGCTTACCGCCCAGCAGCCCGAGACCGAATGGGTGCTGCAGTACAGCCCCGAAGTGTTCACCAGCACCGAGCTGGAATTTGCCCGTGAGGTGTGCGATGCAGTCACTGCCGAGTGGGGCGCCACACCCGACAACAAGGTCATCCTCAACCTGCCTGCCACGGTGGAAGTGTCGACGCCCAATATCTATGCCGACCAGATCGAGTGGATGCACACCCACCTGGCGCGCCGCGACAGCGTCGTGCTGAGCTTGCACCCGCACAACGACCGTGGCACTGGCGTGGCTGCTGCCGAACTGGCCCTGATGGCTGGCGCTGACCGTGTGGAAGGCTGCCTGTTTGGCAATGGTGAGCGCACTGGCAATGTGGACATCGTTACCTTGGCGCTCAACCTGTACACCCAAGGTGTGTCCCCGGGGCTGGATTTTTCTGACATCAACGCTGTGGCCCGCACCGTGGAACACTGCAACCAGTTGCCTATCCACCCGCGCCACCCCTATGTGGGCGACCTCGTGTTCACCGCCTTCAGCGGCTCGCACCAGGACGCCATCAAAAAAGGCTTTGCAGCGCAGAAGCCCGATGGTTTGTGGAACGTGCCCTACATGCCCATCGATCCCGCTGACGTGGGTCGCAGCTACGACTCGGTGATCCGCGTCAACAGCCAGAGCGGCAAGGGCGGCGTGGCCTACCTGATGGAAGCCGAGTTTGGTGTGGTCATGCCGCGGCGCTTGCAGGTCGAGTTTTCGGGTGAAGTGCAGGCCCACACCGACACCCATGGTGGCGAGATGACAGCGCAGAACATCTGGGATCTGTTTGACACCACCTACCTCAGCGCACCGGCCGCCAACGTGCGTTATGTGGAGCACCACCTGTTCGACCACGCGGGCGTGCAAGGCAAACAGCATGTGCAGGGCATCCGCATTGGTGTGAAGGTGAATGGCCAGCCCATGCTGCTGAGTGGCGAAGGCAACGGGCCCATCGACGCGACCGTGCATGCTTTGCAGACCATCGGCATCAAGGTGCAGGTGCGCAGCTATGAGGAACGCTCCACCAAGGCCAGCACCGAAGGCGGTGAAGCCCAGGCCTGTGCATTTATGGAACTGGTATCTGCGCAAGGCGGCGCGGAGCGTTTTGGCGTGGGCATGGACACCAACATCGTCACGGCGTCGGTCAAGGCATTGATCAGCGGCGTGAACCGCCTGGGGCTGGTGCCCCAACAGGAACGCGAAGAAGTGGCTGCCTGA
- the hemA gene encoding glutamyl-tRNA reductase yields the protein MAVWTLGINHTTAPLDMRGRFAFAMDQIEPHLRGLRQSMARAPEAAIVSTCNRTEIYCAGDASELEQTLDWLAKSGGVSPNELRAHSYSLQDGQAARHAFRVASGLDSMVLGEPQILGQLKDAVRAADAAGALGTTLSQLFQRSFAVAKEVRTSTEIGAHSISMAAAAVRLAGNLFEDLGKVRVLFVGAGEMIELCATHFAAKNPKSIAIANRTLERGEKLASRFGGEVMRLADLPDRLHEFDAVISCTASTLPIIGLGAVERALKKRKHRPMFMVDLAVPRDIEPEVKKLGDVYLYTVDDLANVVQTAQASRQAAVAQAEAIVDAGVQSFMHWVDQRSAVPLIQQLNAQADEWRAIELARARKLLAKGEDVDAVLEALSKGLTQKMLHGAMAELHAGDAAARERASSAISHFFLRNSR from the coding sequence ATGGCCGTCTGGACTTTAGGCATTAACCACACCACCGCACCGCTGGATATGCGGGGCCGGTTTGCGTTTGCCATGGACCAGATCGAGCCGCATTTGCGCGGCCTGCGCCAGTCGATGGCGCGTGCACCCGAGGCGGCCATCGTCTCCACCTGCAACCGCACCGAGATCTACTGCGCCGGTGACGCGTCCGAGCTGGAGCAGACGCTGGACTGGCTGGCCAAGTCCGGCGGCGTCTCCCCCAACGAGCTGCGCGCCCACTCCTATTCGCTGCAGGACGGCCAGGCGGCACGCCACGCCTTCCGCGTCGCCAGCGGGCTGGATTCCATGGTGCTGGGCGAGCCGCAGATCCTCGGCCAGCTGAAAGACGCCGTGCGCGCCGCCGATGCCGCTGGTGCTTTGGGCACCACGCTGTCGCAGTTATTCCAGCGCTCCTTTGCCGTGGCCAAGGAAGTGCGCACTTCCACCGAAATCGGCGCCCACAGCATCAGCATGGCCGCCGCCGCAGTACGCCTGGCCGGCAACCTGTTTGAAGACCTGGGCAAAGTGCGCGTGTTGTTTGTCGGCGCCGGCGAAATGATCGAGCTGTGCGCCACCCACTTCGCCGCCAAGAACCCCAAGAGCATCGCCATCGCCAACCGCACGCTGGAACGCGGCGAAAAACTCGCCAGCCGTTTTGGCGGCGAGGTCATGCGCCTGGCAGACCTGCCAGACCGCCTGCACGAATTCGACGCAGTCATCAGTTGTACCGCCAGCACCCTGCCCATCATCGGTCTGGGTGCCGTGGAGCGCGCGCTGAAGAAACGCAAACACCGCCCGATGTTCATGGTCGACCTGGCCGTGCCGCGCGACATTGAGCCCGAAGTCAAGAAGCTGGGCGACGTCTACCTCTACACCGTGGATGACTTAGCCAATGTGGTGCAAACCGCCCAGGCAAGCCGCCAGGCCGCCGTGGCACAGGCCGAGGCCATCGTGGACGCCGGTGTGCAAAGCTTCATGCACTGGGTGGACCAGCGCAGCGCCGTACCGCTGATCCAGCAGCTCAACGCCCAGGCCGACGAATGGCGTGCCATCGAACTGGCCCGCGCGCGCAAGCTGCTGGCCAAGGGCGAAGACGTGGACGCCGTGCTCGAAGCCCTGTCCAAGGGCCTCACCCAAAAAATGCTGCACGGCGCAATGGCCGAGCTGCATGCCGGCGATGCTGCCGCACGCGAGCGCGCCAGCAGCGCCATCTCGCACTTCTTCCTGCGCAACAGCCGTTAG
- a CDS encoding substrate-binding periplasmic protein gives MGTTCLWASAWLFALVGQAAAQAPVCKSLVATGNPEYSPYLWRDPVDETRLIGANADLMQLLSREIGIPIEVKYLGSWARVQEQAKSGKVDLIAGAFFTLPRLEYMDYFYPAFRATRTVIWTLDKNTFAYRTWADLKGRKGLTVINNSFGEAFDRYAKASLQIDEVPQLEQAFRMLSVGRAQYIVYEEDPGLALAAKLNYAGMQTSTVAVSNEGLHLTLAHQSPCNTGEMRGRIAKALHKLTRDNVMKKLVEANIQIWRKQAGQ, from the coding sequence ATGGGCACCACTTGCTTGTGGGCATCCGCATGGCTCTTCGCCCTGGTCGGTCAGGCTGCGGCACAAGCCCCCGTATGCAAATCCCTGGTGGCCACAGGCAACCCCGAGTATTCGCCCTACCTGTGGCGTGATCCCGTGGACGAGACCCGGCTCATCGGTGCCAACGCGGACCTGATGCAATTGCTCTCGCGGGAAATCGGTATCCCCATCGAGGTGAAGTACCTGGGCTCCTGGGCTCGCGTGCAGGAGCAGGCCAAAAGTGGCAAGGTGGATCTGATTGCCGGTGCATTCTTCACGCTGCCGCGGTTGGAATACATGGACTACTTTTACCCCGCCTTTCGGGCCACACGCACGGTGATCTGGACGTTGGACAAGAACACTTTCGCCTACCGGACCTGGGCGGATCTCAAGGGCCGCAAGGGGCTAACGGTGATCAACAACAGCTTTGGTGAAGCGTTTGACCGCTACGCCAAAGCGTCCCTGCAGATTGACGAAGTGCCCCAGCTGGAGCAGGCCTTTCGCATGTTGTCGGTGGGTCGCGCGCAGTACATCGTCTACGAAGAAGACCCTGGACTGGCCCTGGCCGCGAAGCTCAACTACGCCGGCATGCAGACTTCTACAGTAGCCGTCAGCAACGAGGGGCTGCACCTCACGCTCGCCCACCAGTCACCCTGCAATACCGGTGAGATGCGCGGGCGCATTGCCAAGGCTCTACACAAGCTCACCCGCGACAACGTGATGAAGAAGCTGGTGGAAGCCAACATCCAGATCTGGCGCAAACAGGCGGGGCAATAG
- the ugpE gene encoding sn-glycerol-3-phosphate ABC transporter permease UgpE has translation MVERRPWLDFLSHAILIIGVLVIAFPVYITFVASTHTTQEVVQSPMPLFPGTHLIDNYATALSGERTGTGSHASVGRMMVVSLVTALVISLGKIAISLLSAFAIVYFRFPFRMAFFWAIFVTLMLPVEVRIGPTYQVVADLGMLNSYAGLTIPLIASATATFLFRQFFLTVPDELVEAARVDGAGPLRFFKDILVPLSSTSIAALFVIQFIYGWNQYLWPLLVTTQENMYPVVVGIKQMISGGDAQTEWNIVMATAMMAMLPPALVVMLMQKWFVKGLVDTEK, from the coding sequence ATGGTTGAAAGACGCCCCTGGCTGGACTTTTTGTCACACGCCATTCTGATCATCGGTGTGCTGGTCATTGCCTTTCCGGTCTACATCACCTTTGTGGCCTCCACGCACACCACACAAGAGGTGGTGCAGTCGCCCATGCCACTGTTCCCCGGCACGCACCTGATAGACAACTACGCCACCGCCCTGTCGGGTGAGCGCACCGGCACCGGGTCACACGCCTCCGTGGGCCGCATGATGGTGGTGAGTCTGGTGACTGCGCTGGTCATCTCGCTGGGCAAGATCGCTATCTCGCTGTTGTCGGCCTTTGCCATCGTCTACTTCCGCTTCCCGTTTCGCATGGCGTTTTTCTGGGCCATCTTTGTCACGCTGATGCTGCCGGTGGAGGTGCGCATTGGCCCCACCTACCAGGTAGTGGCCGATCTGGGCATGCTCAACAGCTACGCCGGTCTGACCATCCCCCTGATCGCCTCTGCCACGGCCACCTTCCTGTTCCGCCAGTTTTTTCTGACGGTGCCCGACGAACTGGTCGAGGCCGCGCGGGTCGATGGGGCCGGGCCGTTGCGATTCTTCAAGGACATTCTGGTACCGCTCTCCAGCACCAGCATTGCGGCACTGTTTGTGATCCAGTTCATCTACGGCTGGAACCAGTACCTGTGGCCGCTGCTGGTCACGACCCAAGAAAACATGTACCCGGTGGTGGTGGGCATCAAGCAGATGATCTCTGGCGGCGATGCGCAAACCGAGTGGAACATCGTCATGGCCACCGCCATGATGGCCATGTTGCCCCCCGCACTGGTCGTCATGCTCATGCAGAAGTGGTTTGTCAAAGGCTTAGTGGATACGGAAAAATAA
- the ugpC gene encoding sn-glycerol-3-phosphate ABC transporter ATP-binding protein UgpC, producing the protein MASIELNNIIKRYGSGKTANQVIHGVSAQIHDGEFVVIVGPSGCGKSTLLRMVAGLEEVSEGQISIGGKVVNDLEPSDRDIAMVFQNYALYPHMSVFDNMAYGLKIAKVPVDEIRARVDKAAKILELAPYLERKPRALSGGQRQRVAMGRAIVRQPQVFLFDEPLSNLDAKLRAQTRLEIQKLHRELGITSLFVTHDQVEAMTLAQRMIVMNGGVMEQFGTPEEVYTRPASTFVASFIGSPPMNLLKNAPDAKPGTITGIRPEHLDITPTGWALQVEAVEMLGAERLIYGKWAHSATDELLIIRTEESHAVPALGATLHVTPRVDRLHHFDAATGKCL; encoded by the coding sequence ATGGCTTCCATCGAACTCAACAACATCATCAAGCGCTACGGCAGTGGCAAGACGGCCAACCAGGTCATCCACGGCGTCAGCGCGCAGATCCATGACGGCGAATTTGTCGTCATCGTCGGGCCCAGCGGCTGCGGCAAGTCCACGCTCCTACGCATGGTGGCCGGCCTGGAAGAAGTGAGCGAAGGCCAGATCTCCATCGGTGGCAAGGTCGTCAACGACCTGGAGCCGTCCGACCGCGACATCGCCATGGTGTTCCAGAACTACGCGCTGTACCCGCACATGAGCGTGTTCGACAACATGGCCTATGGTCTGAAGATCGCCAAAGTGCCGGTGGATGAAATCCGCGCCCGCGTGGACAAGGCCGCCAAGATTCTGGAGCTCGCGCCCTACCTGGAGCGCAAGCCACGCGCCCTCTCGGGCGGCCAGCGCCAGCGTGTCGCCATGGGCCGTGCCATCGTGCGCCAGCCCCAGGTGTTTTTGTTTGACGAGCCGCTCTCCAACCTGGATGCCAAATTGCGCGCCCAGACCCGGCTGGAAATTCAGAAGCTGCACCGTGAGCTGGGCATCACCAGCCTGTTTGTCACGCACGACCAGGTCGAAGCCATGACGCTGGCGCAGCGCATGATCGTCATGAACGGCGGTGTGATGGAGCAGTTCGGCACGCCCGAAGAGGTCTACACCCGCCCGGCCAGCACCTTTGTGGCCAGCTTCATTGGCTCGCCGCCCATGAACCTGCTCAAAAATGCCCCGGACGCCAAACCCGGCACCATCACCGGCATCCGCCCCGAGCACCTGGACATCACGCCTACCGGTTGGGCGCTGCAGGTGGAGGCCGTGGAAATGCTGGGTGCCGAGCGCCTGATTTACGGCAAGTGGGCACACAGTGCCACCGACGAGCTGCTGATCATCCGCACCGAAGAATCACACGCTGTACCCGCGCTGGGCGCCACGCTGCACGTAACACCGCGTGTGGACCGCCTGCACCATTTCGACGCAGCCACCGGTAAATGTCTGTAA